The following nucleotide sequence is from Lonchura striata isolate bLonStr1 chromosome 17, bLonStr1.mat, whole genome shotgun sequence.
CCGGGGTTCTAGAGTCCCCCGAAGCCCCAGGCCGGgctcagcagcagaggagagctGCGGGGAGCCGCAGCCGGTGCCAGAGGACGCGGTGCTGCCGCggcgcctccgagctccgccagCAGCGCCCCATGGCCGCGGCCGCTCTCTCCTCGTGGCCCGGCAATGGCACTCGGGCTCCGTGCCCCGTGGATTCCGCCTTCGCCCAGCGCTTCCTGCCCGCCGTGTACCTGACCGTGatccccctggggctgctggggaacgggctggggctgtggcacctCTGCACGGGGCCCCGCGAGGCTGCCCGCCAGCCCCTCAGCCTGCTGGTGGGCAACCTGGGGCTGGCTGACCTGCTCTATGTCAGCACGCTGCCCTTCCTCGTCAGCTACTACCTGCAAGGCAGGCTGTGGATCTTCGGGCAGCCCTGGTGCCGCATCACCCGCAGCCTCTTCCACCTCAACCTCTACGCCAGCATCGGCTTCCTCACCTGCATCAGCGTCCACCGCTACCTGGGCATCGTGCACCCGCTGAAGGCGCGGGGCAGGTGCCAGGGCGCAGCCTCCTCCGTGTGGCTCAGCGCGGCCGTCTGGGTGTGGGTCATTGCACAGATCGCTCCCGACCTCGCCTTCAGCAAGGCAGATGACAACAGGACGCAGTGCCATGACACGACAggacagcagcacctggacGTTTACTTGCCCTACACCTTTGCGGTCACCGTGACCGGGTTTGTCGTCCCGTTCCTCATCATCATCGGGTGCTACTGCCACGTGGTGTTCGTGCTCTGCAGGAATGACAGCATGGACGCCAGCCTCAGGAGGAGAAGCATCGGACTGGTGATTCTCGTCATGGTTCTCTTTTCCATCTGCTTCCTCCCCTACCACATCTTCAGAAACCTCAACCTGTTCTTTCGCTGGCGGCCACAGGGGTCCTGCACACAGGCTTCAAAGGACATCTACATTTCCTACCAGGTGACTCGGGGCCTGGCCAGCCTCAACAGTGCCCTCAACCCCCTGCTCTATGTGATTACCAGCAAAGATTGGAGGTCACGAGTGAGGACCATCCACCAAAGGGCCAGACAGTGTCTGAGGCCACGCTTCTGGAGCAAAAGCTCTTGCCAGGCAGCTGAGAAGAGAAATTACATTTGTAAGGAAGAGGCTTCTAATGAGCTCTGAGGTATCTGACACCCCTGCTTCTGCCACATCAGCTTGTGCTTGGCCCCTCCATGGGCAGCCCCGCACTTTGACACCTGGCTTTGCAGAGATGGTGACAGCAGCATCACGGGCTCCGTGCCCACAAGGGACAGGCAGGACTGTCAGTCTCAGAGAGAAAACTGGGACAAgatttcaaaagcaaaactaCTCAACCCAACCATTTTGTCTGCAGCATGCGTGGAGATGGAAGGAGATGATCATGTTTGCTCCAGTCCAAAGTATTTCCCTCCAGCCTGTTGTGCAGCAGTCTGAGCTGGTGAACATCCCCTtgcttcccagctcctccatgacTGAGGGATGGGAGGGAATGACACCTTGTCCCCACACTGCATTCTCTCTACtccactgtgctgtgggtgtGAGACAGCATTCCCTCTTTCACCTAAGCAGAGGTCCTGCGTTGCAGAACAGCTGAAAGGGCAAATTTTTGCAGTGGAGagctttggaaatggaaatattcatttaaaaatcGGGTTTTATGTACATTACTAAGCTGTGCCAGTTCCTGGGTGATTGAGCTGTTCCAGGATCTGTGGGATCCTCTTCTGCCCACCTCCTTCGCAGAAGAAAAAGACATCTTTGGTATTACTCCCTCTCTTTTGGAAGAATACATAGCAGAACTAACAAATGGGCATTTTGAAGTTTTTGGAGGCTATTggttggggttttattttagaAGGCGAATGACTGCAGTAGTCTGAACTCTTGCTTTCAGCAGGAAATCCCAAGAGAGTTTGCAAATGTTCAGGTGGGTGCTTGCATCTTGCATCCAGCCTTGAGAGGCCATTAGATATGACTTTGTAAAATTTAGATAtgcaaataaaaagagaagctgTGCTGGCATGAAGACTTGTGAAGGCAGGATGTGATGGCGAGATCTTTCATCACCAGGGCTGACAGATCTCTGCTGCTTTTAAGGTGAGCAGAGACTCCCAAAAGTATTTTCGGTTTTGATCTCGGTGTTACCCACTACAAACAGCTCGAACATTTCAATTCAATAATGTGATTTGCAGCAACGGCAGCTTTTTTAGAGCCCAACTGAAGGAAGTGGACTGTGAGTTAAAATCAGCCCTTTCTGGGAAAGCACTGGCCCACGGACGGATGTTTTGCTCTTTTCCTGACATTTATCTCTGTCACGGTTCCTCACACAGACCAATCTTAGCCGGGCAGCGGAGGGTGCATGGCTGGCCTTCAGTGCAGTTAATCTGTCTACAGTGCAAATAAACACCTCATGCTTTCAGTTCTGAGTTGTCTGACTTCTTTTAAAGCTTTATGGGAACTGGGAGCCAGCTGGCCTGCAGGTtggagcagggacctgcctGCTCAGGGAGTGGTGATGATCTTCCCAGTGCTCTGCAGACAGGGAACTGCTGGGAGACTGCAGGCAGCCAGCAGAGAGGGAGCTGTGACAGGCACACACTGAGGAGGCTGCTCAGCACCAGTCAGGGGTCCAGCAGAGCCTGAAATCTCTAGCTCCCACCCCATCCAGAGGAAAACCAAAGATAATGCATATATTCACTGGCAAGATCTCCCTCTGTAGTAGGAAGATTGAGACATTAGGATCAGACCTGGTCCATGCTCTTTGTACACATGCTCCAGATCTGGGCTTCTCCAGAGCTCTGAactcttctcctttcctcagAAAATACCCACACCTCTGAAAGCTGTCCAGTTCTTCCTCTTCACATGTGGATCCTGTCTAAGATGCTACAGCTCCCCAGAGAACCAGCCTTGGCTCCcacagcccacagcagctgtgacaCCCTGTCACTGCCCCGTTTTGGGCAGGGTTGGTTGAAGTAAAGCATCACCACATCTGGGGAGGGAGCACTGCAAACTCTGCAACTCTGCTCTCACCCCCTGTGTCCTTGTGCCCAGATGTGTCTTCTTGTCTTCTCCAGTGCCCCCTCCCTTCACTTTTAATAATGATTTAGAGATCTGTGTCCTAAGAAGCATCTCTGAGCCCCAGGGACAGTTGCAGGCATAAATCTGCatgtttttctgtgttctgtATTTGTCAAAGCAGCAAAAACCAGTAAGgatctgtgtgctgtgtgctgggctgATGTCTGAGAtatttggggtggaattttaaattcctttttcaaTCTAGAACTTCACAGTCCCTTTGATTCTCTGACAGTGCTGCTTCCCATGTGAACTGGGGGGAATGAGCTCTTTCCCTTTATTAGGTGTATGTCTAATTAAGGCTCAATCCCTGGCACAAGAGCCTCTTCACAGTTGGTGATGGGGCAACAAAACcaccctccttcctccttccctccttcctgtcCTCACTGCCAGGGAGGTTCCTTCCGTCccagagagcagctgctgctccctgtgggaCATGGAGGTGTGTGGTCAGTGCAGAGACCCTGCTCAACCCTTGCACAGCTCCCCCCTCAAAACCTCCCAGGGCTCTTTATCCCCTGGAACcagagggtgggattgtgcctGGAGCaaccagcacaggcagcacccAGCCTGACCCAGGTCCCACCTGTGGCATGGGAAGAACTTCTGGGAGTGGGTAAATGAGCAGGGAAGGTAGGGAGCTATCATAATTGTTCTTCCCCTTCTCTCAGCACTCTGCCAGACACTGGCAGGGCCACACAAGCATTTGCTGCTGGCAGGAAGGGGCCAGTGTCACTGGAGAAGCTGTGCCATGGTTACCTCCTGAATCATCACCCCTTTTGGGCTCCTGCCTTATGATGAGCTGAACATTGCTCTTTCCCTCCCTTGGCTCTCTGTTTCCAGACTCTGAAGAAGTCTAAAAGCAAGTGAGAGGAATCCCACCTGCACTCTCTGCTGTTCCCACAGCCTCTGTGGTGCAGCAGCATGGAGCAATAGTCTTGTCTGCAGAATCAAGCTGAACGCAGATTTTTAACTCCTTTATCAAGATTAGGCCCAACCAATAAATCAAACACAGTGGGAATTCTCCTCCTGACACTAATGGGGCCAGGACATTTGGCAGCATTTCTTGCTTCATTAAATAAACCTCTCTTGGTTGAGGATATGTGGCAAACGCAGTCAAGGTTTGTTGTTGCACAGAACTTTAGAGCTGACAGCCCAGGGAAGCCAGTCAGGCAGAAATAACAGGCACACGTACGGATGCACAGATGTACAACcacttttttcttccaaaatgaagaactgggttttctttttttttttttttttttttttttttttttttttggcatgcAAAACACActacaagaagaaaatattgctATCAGCAACATCTAAATGCATAGAACTCAACTCTGattaattctttatttaattttgcacACATTAGCTAAAATCTATCTCTGACTCAGTTCAGGGGTGCTGGTATAGCCAGTGGAGCCCTGATTGCTAAACAAGTGCCCTGTGCTGAGAACATGGGCTCATGCCTTTGTGTCAGAGACTTCCACAgcctgggagagcaggagcagctgcacaaaggggctgggggggctggggacatCACTGGGGCACTGAGATGGTGCATGGGAGCCTGTTGGACAAACAGGCCATGGCCATAACGTGAGAGACCTCAGGCCCAGGCAATGTGTGAAGCTGGAGGAgaagcagccagagcaggaggcTCCTGCAGGACTTGGCTCCCCATTACTCCAAGCACCCAGCAGTGGGACTTTGGTGGAGCATCTTTTGCAGCATGGTGGGAGGCTGCAGTGTGCACACAGAAATGAATGAGTCACTCAGGTCACTAATGAAAGGTCACAGCATCCTCAGATTCTGTGAGAGCCATTTATTTCTTCAGCAAAACAATTTCATTGCTAAAGTACCTTTGGCTGCAGTAACAGCAGACCTGACAGGTTATCTTATTTACCAAGGATATCGATCAGACTGGGAAGGAATAGTAGATGCAAGTATCCAGGTGAACTGGGGAAAATGGTAAATATACCTACCACTGCACTGCTGTTGgtgaatattttaataaaagagaaaaagctgagTCTTTGTCTATACTACATAGAGTGCTTTGGCATCCGAGGGACCAACAGCTTGTGCAGAAGAGAGCAAATGGCAGAAATAGCACAACACTTAGCGTGCCTGTGTGAAGCCATCAGCCCGATAGCGCTCCTGCGGTGCATGCAGTTAGAAATAGGCGATGCCGGGCAGCGGGAGCCGAGGAGCGGCTCGGCGCTGCCCGCTCCCAGCCCGGCGcgcatttatttatttgtgtgtgCGCTACCGAGCGGCTGCGGCTGCACCCTGCGGGCACCGCCTTGTCCTGCAGGACTCGCCGAGACCAGGTTTTAAAGAGCTGTGCCATTTTTTACTCCTTTCCTTTAAATATCGCCTCCCCTCAGCAAGAGCTCCCTGCCCCGGATCGCTGCTCGAGGCAGGCGCCAGCACAGGAGCGGCGCAGTGTGAACCGCCGGGAGATGCTGAGTGCACCACGACCTGTGCTGCCTCCTCAGCATCCTGAGAGGAAGCTATCATTTGAATTTTACCCAACACCTCCGCTCTGTCATGAGCAGGAGACGCTCAGATCTGATCTGGCTCCCTGAAGAGCCCTTCATGCCAACGCAAAGCGTGAAATTCTTCTGCTTGTTTGGGCTTATGGGCAAAAAGTTTACCCTAAGGAGCATCAGAGAGCTCCCAGGCTTGGCAAAGGCACCACAGCTCCTCCTTGGAGAGGCTGCTTCCGTGCTGTGCTCAGGACATCCAAGGACAGCAGGCAGATTCACTCTGTCCTGGCTGCCTTTGCTCACGTGTGGAGGTGCAGAGGTGAACCTCTGTGCCCAGCAGAGGTGGGGAGAACCTCCCACCACGGCTTCCAGTCTGCTcttgccagcacagcccacctTGCAGAACCTCAGTGTCTCCAGCCAGGCAGTGGGGAGACAGTCCCATGGCAATGggaagctgctggcagggaggagagCTCAGGGACAGGTTCACTGCTGAGGGTGCCAAGAGCCGGGCATTGTCACTGAATGAAGTGTTACTTGGTTTGGAGGCAAAAACCTCCCTTTGAAAGTGTGTAGTGCTAGTCACACTGTGCCATGCTGAGAGTCCAGAGGAGATGGGGATGCAGTTCCTTTGGGATGCAGCTCATCCATGAGCCTGGGGATATCCAAGACCCCAGCAAGTCTGCACTACCCATCATGAGATGCTACAGCTTCCTCAGTACTGTTgaggaaagaaactgagaaactTTCCATGTGCAAAGCTGAAACAACAGATCCATCCCTGGAGTCACTATTCCACTGCACTGAGCTGGGATGTGGGAAAAGCTCTGGCAGGGTGCCCCAGGGCAGACACCAGCAGCACAAGGGGCACAGTGAGGCAAAGGGGCTTCATGAGCTGAAACTCTATTTCCCTTTCCAGTGGGGCACGTAGAAGCAGAGGGTGGCTCATGGACAAAGCAGCAGACTCAGCCTGGGAGCACAGGACACATCCTCTCCCACAGGTGTAGCACAGGGATGAGCACTGGACTTGCAGCCACACCTGGCAGTCCCAACCTGCCTCTATAAAGGGGGCTGTCCACACGTGGTTCTCAAGCCAGAAACCCCCAAATGGCCATGCCATGAGTCTGTGCCTGGTCTCTGTGGAGATGCCCAAGGGATACCCAGAGCATCTCCTCCTGTCATTGCTCAGCgcctcagctcctgcctcaAGAGACACTTACACAAAGGACTAAAAGTCAGTTAAATGTTTCACATCACAGAAAAgcttctggtttatttttccatttatctCGGGTGGTTTGCCTGCCTCCAAAAAGCCTACTGTTAATTTAATTCCCTCTAAGACATTCATGGCAGATCTGGTGTCCCAATGCCTGGAAGAGCTGTGATTCCTGTGTCACCGTTTGCTGTGTCCCAGGGACACCACACAGCCCTTGAGCATGTGGAAAGAAAGggccaaggctggagcaggggacaAGCAGCTGGGCCAAGCAAACACAGGGACGTTTTTAGTCCTTCCAGAGAAAAGCCTGGAGAGAAATAGCTAGAAATTCTTTGTATATAAACAAGACTTAGTAAAATCTGCAGTTTTAAggtggaggaagaaaaaagtccCTAACACAGTGCTTACAct
It contains:
- the LOC110469300 gene encoding P2Y purinoceptor 1, with amino-acid sequence MAAAALSSWPGNGTRAPCPVDSAFAQRFLPAVYLTVIPLGLLGNGLGLWHLCTGPREAARQPLSLLVGNLGLADLLYVSTLPFLVSYYLQGRLWIFGQPWCRITRSLFHLNLYASIGFLTCISVHRYLGIVHPLKARGRCQGAASSVWLSAAVWVWVIAQIAPDLAFSKADDNRTQCHDTTGQQHLDVYLPYTFAVTVTGFVVPFLIIIGCYCHVVFVLCRNDSMDASLRRRSIGLVILVMVLFSICFLPYHIFRNLNLFFRWRPQGSCTQASKDIYISYQVTRGLASLNSALNPLLYVITSKDWRSRVRTIHQRARQCLRPRFWSKSSCQAAEKRNYICKEEASNEL